The Thalassotalea psychrophila genome window below encodes:
- the rimP gene encoding ribosome maturation factor RimP — protein MSNFEQKLTEMLRPAVEIAGLELLGLEFISAGNNSVLRLYIDHENGIDVDNCAEASRQVSAILDVEDPISSEYNLEVSSPGVDRPLFTTAHYEQVIGETVEVKLGMPLNGRRKFKGILEAIEGDNLIVVVDGQDYELPVSNIDKGNLIAKF, from the coding sequence TTGAGTAATTTTGAACAAAAATTAACTGAGATGTTACGTCCGGCTGTTGAAATAGCAGGCTTGGAATTATTAGGCTTAGAATTTATTAGTGCTGGTAATAATTCAGTTTTACGTTTGTATATCGATCATGAAAACGGTATTGATGTTGACAATTGCGCCGAAGCTTCACGCCAAGTGAGCGCCATTTTAGATGTTGAAGACCCAATAAGTAGCGAATATAACTTGGAAGTTTCATCTCCAGGTGTTGACCGTCCATTATTTACTACAGCTCATTACGAGCAAGTAATTGGAGAAACGGTAGAAGTTAAACTTGGCATGCCTCTAAATGGCCGTCGCAAGTTTAAAGGAATATTAGAAGCCATTGAAGGCGACAATTTAATTGTTGTTGTTGATGGCCAAGATTATGAATTACCTGTGTCAAATATTGACAAAGGCAACTTAATCGCAAAGTTTTAA
- a CDS encoding alpha/beta hydrolase: MASSKSLKYILLVTTLFISGCQGLLFYPSKEMVRTPADVDLTYDDIYLESLDGTKLNGWFLMVEKDVEIKGTVYFLHGNAQNISHHLASVYWLPEQGYQVFLLDYRGYGNSAGTPLLSDVLTDINSGFEYISNHPKTQNKPLYLLGQSLGASMSGYLVGSQPQMRDKLSAVILDAAFSSYADASQHVASQSWITWLFQYPVAWSMPDNYDLIDVVDKISPTPLLIIHGKQDNIISYQHSQVLLAKAKQPKALLSYNGGHIATFNDVGNQQLLVDFMQRYKKINISSN, encoded by the coding sequence GTGGCTTCTTCTAAGAGTTTAAAATACATATTACTAGTGACGACCCTTTTTATATCTGGTTGCCAAGGATTATTGTTTTATCCAAGTAAGGAAATGGTACGAACACCTGCAGATGTAGACTTAACTTATGACGATATTTATTTAGAGTCGCTTGATGGCACAAAGCTCAACGGTTGGTTTTTAATGGTAGAAAAAGATGTAGAAATAAAAGGTACTGTTTATTTCCTTCATGGCAATGCGCAAAATATTTCGCATCATTTAGCATCCGTTTATTGGCTGCCTGAACAGGGCTATCAAGTATTTTTGCTTGATTATAGAGGTTACGGTAATTCTGCAGGCACGCCATTACTTAGCGACGTGTTAACCGATATAAATTCCGGCTTTGAATATATTTCTAACCACCCGAAAACACAGAATAAACCGTTATACTTATTAGGGCAAAGCCTAGGGGCATCTATGTCAGGGTATTTAGTTGGCAGTCAACCACAAATGCGTGACAAATTAAGTGCTGTTATATTAGATGCAGCTTTTAGTTCTTACGCCGATGCTAGCCAACATGTTGCCAGTCAAAGTTGGATCACTTGGTTGTTTCAATATCCTGTTGCTTGGTCTATGCCAGATAATTACGATTTAATTGATGTAGTTGATAAAATATCACCGACCCCGTTATTAATTATCCATGGTAAACAAGATAACATTATTTCATATCAGCATTCGCAAGTATTGTTAGCCAAGGCAAAACAACCAAAAGCGTTATTAAGTTATAATGGTGGTCATATTGCTACATTTAACGATGTTGGTAATCAACAACTGCTTGTTGATTTCATGCAGCGCTATAAAAAAATAAATATTTCTAGCAATTAA
- a CDS encoding Lnb N-terminal periplasmic domain-containing protein, giving the protein MRNPLIILAFLSCSIFQSHAEINQLSPKSKYQLNNEQRQLAFDDYWLTLLYYQKSDYTDSYESFVDDDRFFFATDGKFNPVTELQANIDTFIEKPEFQCTFPARTKWLVKHLPNIAAQFPQVECSKYNEWREKLNTESVVLVYAASQLNSPSSMYGHTFIRFDPYDVEKHSTYLSHAINFGASVPENASNFSYALRGLAGGYPGRFATNPYFEKIKEYNRAENRDLWEYKLNLTADEVDRMLTHVWELQGINFDYYFFDENCSFRLLELIDVAKPGSKLVKQFPGVTIPIDTVRAVRDASLISEVHYRPSIRTDLENQLDSLPKEHRALAIHLSNDINVRESDEFTQLAREEKQAIVHAAYRLIRFLHNKDERSKAVASRSFQLLKMIRKESDIKSVKPKRPLRPDLGHDTTMYSIQLGESNEHAFADFTYRASYHDLIDNIPGYGNGMSLNMGEIVLRASEDTIQLQKAEFIDITSLSVRNDFMTPMSWMANVGAQRQWTHGDDKLVARVSGGAGVSYEPVKFDRVFLMLTGRLEYNQGLENNFSVAPGVTTGYLRTWQNSKSILSVSHYEFIDDQSRTVYNFEHNWSLSKNHSLRLHAKRSVNDDVDYDEFGVSWRGFF; this is encoded by the coding sequence ATGCGCAACCCATTAATTATTTTGGCTTTTTTATCGTGCTCTATTTTCCAATCGCATGCTGAAATAAATCAATTAAGTCCCAAATCAAAATATCAGCTAAATAACGAGCAACGTCAACTTGCTTTTGATGATTACTGGTTAACCCTACTTTACTATCAAAAGAGTGATTACACTGATTCATATGAAAGCTTTGTTGATGATGACAGGTTTTTCTTTGCAACTGATGGTAAATTTAATCCTGTTACCGAATTACAGGCCAATATTGATACCTTTATCGAAAAACCGGAATTTCAATGTACTTTCCCAGCGAGAACAAAGTGGTTAGTTAAGCATTTGCCAAATATTGCTGCGCAATTTCCACAAGTTGAGTGTAGTAAATATAATGAATGGCGTGAAAAGCTTAATACTGAATCTGTTGTTTTAGTATATGCCGCAAGTCAGCTTAATAGTCCATCATCTATGTATGGCCATACGTTTATTCGCTTTGACCCTTATGATGTTGAAAAGCACTCTACTTATTTGTCACATGCAATAAATTTTGGCGCGAGTGTGCCTGAAAATGCCAGTAACTTTAGTTATGCATTAAGAGGCTTGGCTGGAGGTTATCCAGGTAGGTTCGCAACTAACCCATATTTTGAAAAAATTAAAGAATACAATCGCGCTGAAAACCGAGATTTATGGGAATACAAACTAAACTTAACGGCTGATGAAGTCGATAGAATGCTCACCCATGTATGGGAGCTGCAGGGTATAAACTTTGATTACTATTTTTTCGATGAAAACTGTTCATTCCGTTTGTTAGAGTTAATTGACGTTGCCAAGCCCGGTAGCAAACTCGTTAAACAATTTCCTGGTGTAACCATTCCAATAGACACCGTGAGAGCTGTAAGAGATGCAAGCTTAATAAGTGAGGTGCATTATCGACCATCTATTAGAACTGATCTAGAAAATCAACTGGATAGTCTGCCTAAAGAGCATAGAGCTTTAGCAATACATTTATCTAATGATATTAATGTTAGAGAGTCAGATGAATTTACTCAGTTAGCTAGAGAAGAGAAACAAGCGATTGTACATGCTGCTTATCGGCTAATTCGCTTTTTACACAATAAAGATGAACGCTCTAAAGCTGTGGCTTCGCGTAGTTTTCAATTGTTGAAAATGATCCGTAAAGAATCAGACATCAAATCTGTAAAACCAAAGCGGCCTCTTAGACCTGATTTAGGCCATGATACAACCATGTATTCGATACAGCTGGGTGAAAGTAATGAACATGCATTTGCAGACTTTACATACAGGGCAAGTTATCACGATTTAATTGATAATATTCCTGGGTATGGCAACGGTATGTCGTTGAATATGGGCGAGATTGTATTAAGAGCGAGTGAAGATACAATTCAACTGCAAAAAGCTGAATTTATTGATATTACATCGCTTTCTGTTCGAAATGATTTTATGACTCCTATGTCATGGATGGCCAACGTTGGCGCACAGCGACAATGGACTCATGGTGATGATAAATTAGTTGCGAGAGTTAGCGGTGGCGCAGGGGTAAGTTATGAACCGGTTAAGTTTGATCGGGTGTTTCTTATGCTTACTGGCCGATTGGAATATAATCAGGGCTTAGAGAATAATTTTTCTGTGGCTCCAGGTGTTACTACCGGTTATTTACGAACTTGGCAAAACAGTAAGTCGATACTTTCTGTTTCTCATTACGAGTTTATTGATGATCAAAGTAGAACTGTTTATAACTTTGAGCATAACTGGTCATTATCGAAGAATCATTCGTTGCGACTGCATGCGAAGCGAAGTGTTAATGATGATGTAGATTATGACGAATTTGGAGTTTCATGGCGTGGCTTCTTCTAA
- a CDS encoding DUF3015 domain-containing protein: MKKILISAVLLTASSSAMAVAPGGANCGWGNMLFEGQSGTAPHIVASFTNGSTFNNTFGMTFGTNGCSTQGTLTYGGKEMIDVSLIMDEFTEDVARGDGEAITAVAVSIGVEEQDRANFKRSMHDNFDKMFPSEDVTTEHVVQTMFEVMESDEQLAKYTVAE, translated from the coding sequence ATGAAAAAGATTTTAATTTCAGCAGTACTTTTAACCGCCTCTTCTTCAGCAATGGCCGTCGCTCCTGGTGGTGCGAATTGTGGTTGGGGTAATATGTTATTTGAAGGTCAATCAGGTACTGCACCACATATTGTCGCTTCATTTACAAACGGTTCAACGTTTAACAATACATTTGGTATGACTTTTGGTACTAACGGTTGTTCTACTCAAGGTACATTAACGTACGGTGGTAAAGAGATGATCGACGTTAGTTTGATCATGGATGAGTTTACCGAAGATGTTGCTCGTGGTGATGGTGAAGCAATTACCGCTGTTGCTGTATCAATAGGTGTTGAAGAGCAAGACCGTGCAAACTTTAAACGTTCAATGCATGATAACTTCGATAAAATGTTTCCGTCTGAAGACGTAACTACAGAGCATGTTGTACAAACAATGTTCGAAGTTATGGAAAGTGATGAGCAACTTGCCAAGTATACTGTTGCAGAATAA
- a CDS encoding thioredoxin domain-containing protein yields MDVQLLVTQTDFCIPNLECELQNVGVDYHIDYVESHPELVNEYNIKHSPNIFVDGKLVFRHQPTINELQDYFGN; encoded by the coding sequence ATGGACGTTCAACTTTTAGTTACCCAAACTGATTTTTGTATTCCCAACCTCGAATGCGAGTTACAAAATGTTGGAGTCGATTATCATATTGATTATGTTGAGTCTCACCCCGAACTCGTTAATGAATACAACATCAAACATTCCCCAAATATATTTGTAGACGGCAAACTTGTATTTCGACATCAACCAACCATAAATGAATTACAAGATTATTTTGGTAATTAA